The proteins below come from a single Parabacteroides chongii genomic window:
- a CDS encoding AAA family ATPase yields the protein MNTPFVYGRIADKDNFTDRVQEVKLLTQNFNGLVNTVIISPRRWGKTSLVSKTAQILQSSSRDFIICQVDIFNCRTEEEFYVAFANALLKVSTSAWEEFVSGVKKYLGKMAPLISVSDSSQTYEFSFGISFKDNKMGYDEILDLPQVIANDTGKKIIVCIDEFQNINEYEDSLAFQRKLRAHWQKQTSVCYCLYGSKRHMLLDIFNDYSMPFYKFGDILFLHKIGREDWISFISSRFSDTGKEISKELCNQIAARVKDHPYYVQQLSQQVWLRTEKKCTDSILDEAFLSLTGQLSLLFANIIDTLTSKQINFLLAVADGVTNFSSKDVLTKYKLGTSANIKNLRKATLEKDLIDILPGNITELQDPVFEYWIKNIYTGSLR from the coding sequence ATGAATACTCCTTTTGTGTATGGCCGCATAGCCGATAAAGATAATTTTACAGACAGGGTACAAGAGGTTAAGTTGCTTACCCAAAATTTCAATGGCTTGGTTAATACCGTCATTATTTCTCCACGCCGTTGGGGGAAAACTTCTTTGGTAAGTAAGACGGCACAAATACTTCAAAGTTCAAGTAGGGATTTTATTATTTGTCAGGTAGACATATTTAACTGCCGGACAGAAGAAGAATTTTATGTTGCTTTTGCCAATGCATTGCTAAAAGTTTCAACCTCTGCCTGGGAAGAATTTGTATCCGGTGTAAAAAAATATTTAGGAAAAATGGCTCCGCTTATTTCAGTATCAGACAGTAGTCAAACCTATGAGTTTTCATTCGGAATAAGTTTTAAGGATAATAAGATGGGATATGATGAAATATTGGATTTACCGCAAGTCATAGCGAATGATACCGGGAAAAAAATCATTGTCTGTATCGATGAATTCCAAAATATCAATGAATACGAAGATTCTTTGGCTTTCCAACGTAAACTGCGCGCTCATTGGCAGAAACAAACTTCTGTCTGTTATTGTCTTTACGGGAGTAAACGGCATATGTTACTGGATATTTTTAATGACTATAGCATGCCATTCTATAAATTCGGGGACATTTTATTTCTTCACAAGATAGGAAGGGAAGATTGGATTTCATTTATTTCCAGTCGCTTTTCCGATACCGGAAAAGAAATTTCAAAAGAATTATGTAATCAAATAGCAGCCAGGGTAAAGGATCATCCATATTATGTTCAGCAGTTAAGCCAACAAGTTTGGTTACGTACAGAAAAAAAGTGTACCGACAGTATTCTCGATGAAGCATTCTTAAGTCTGACAGGTCAGTTAAGTCTTCTGTTTGCCAATATAATAGACACATTAACATCCAAACAAATTAATTTTTTATTGGCGGTGGCAGATGGTGTCACAAATTTCTCGTCGAAAGATGTTCTTACAAAATATAAACTGGGAACTTCTGCAAATATAAAAAATCTAAGAAAGGCGACTTTGGAAAAAGATTTAATAGACATTCTACCCGGAAATATAACCGAACTTCAGGATCCTGTTTTTGAATATTGGATAAAAAATATTTATACAGGTTCACTACGGTAA
- a CDS encoding RagB/SusD family nutrient uptake outer membrane protein encodes MLNRKLYKNISVVALGAALISLPLFTACESDVVDLSPVDKFSDLTAYGTPARCELSMIGAYDAAQCGMYINSDNGWQRGYPFGAASIQQGEMRGEDMNLTAVFYDYTYSATYNLSTANNVAMWETSFEAINRYNTVYAGQEYAGSNGILDEATANQYKGECLFLRALTYHNLMVHYALPYNVDGNNNYGMPLYITAINTPEAIQEALLIGRSTVAETYAQIIKDLDDAEQLLPEVVTAGKISRASKGAAIALKTRVYLHMRNWAKVIEEAENWMADVSNWKQIRLLRLLQVLITKNLFSRLNILRKIIRTSMVL; translated from the coding sequence ATGCTAAATAGAAAACTATATAAAAATATATCAGTTGTAGCATTGGGCGCAGCCTTAATTTCGCTACCCTTATTCACTGCTTGTGAAAGCGATGTGGTGGATCTATCTCCGGTCGATAAATTCTCCGATTTGACAGCTTACGGTACTCCGGCACGATGTGAGTTATCTATGATCGGTGCTTATGATGCAGCCCAGTGCGGCATGTATATCAACTCAGACAATGGCTGGCAACGTGGTTATCCATTCGGGGCTGCCAGCATACAACAAGGTGAAATGAGAGGCGAAGATATGAACTTGACAGCCGTATTTTACGATTACACCTATTCTGCGACCTACAATTTGTCTACGGCAAATAATGTCGCTATGTGGGAGACTTCTTTTGAGGCCATAAACCGTTACAATACAGTTTATGCAGGTCAGGAATATGCCGGTAGCAATGGCATACTCGATGAAGCGACAGCTAATCAATATAAAGGCGAATGCCTGTTTTTACGTGCTTTAACATATCATAATTTGATGGTTCATTATGCACTCCCTTACAATGTGGATGGTAATAATAATTATGGTATGCCGCTTTATATTACGGCAATCAATACACCGGAAGCCATTCAGGAGGCTTTGCTGATCGGTCGTTCAACTGTTGCTGAAACATATGCACAAATCATTAAAGATCTGGATGATGCAGAACAATTATTGCCGGAGGTTGTCACTGCAGGCAAGATATCCCGCGCATCTAAAGGGGCTGCTATTGCTTTAAAGACCCGTGTTTACTTGCATATGCGGAATTGGGCTAAAGTTATCGAAGAAGCTGAAAACTGGATGGCGGACGTTTCCAATTGGAAGCAGATCCGGTTACTCCGTTTACTTCAAGTGCTGATAACAAAGAATCTGTTTTCTCGATTGAACATACTACGGAAGATAATCCGGACGTCAATGGTTCTTTAG
- a CDS encoding SusC/RagA family TonB-linked outer membrane protein: protein MEMVKPVLGQLYASFNAMSDINPNDIESVEILKDGAATAIYGSRAANGVVLITTKKGTKGRAKVTYDGYVSAASAAKLHDLLGAKDFVMIANEKLENWDEKGQAVYNASDPDTKWNDYIFQTGFQHNHNVAASGGTDKSQYYVSFGFTEQEGIVRSNDMNRLTLKADLTQQATKWLRIGLNGQMSRTKLNGISNSENSLGGVGFAGVRMLPNVAVFDPNDVTGYNIDKESRKTLGRGNNLSYIDNGIQNIVWALDNNVNRSTNTRTIGGGWAEITIIDGLTLKTQGGLDISNVKDFMYWDSESGDGYGRKGLLEEVNTTYENWNWQNILNFNRSFNDVHNLSATAVQEYTHSEYEYTDAAVQQLSDRFFTDHIISNTFGIKDIGGYKTFNGLASYMFRANYNYDSKYYAGASIRYDGLSSLPKDTRWGTFWGASVAWRLSRENFWKDSQVNEWFNDLRIRASYATLGNSDLGNNFPYLGTYGAKLYGSQSGVAWNRMGNNNLKWETTETFDLGLDGSFFNNRLTFELAYWQKNSKDLVLEVPTPPTMGIPYNSYYDNIGKIKNSGFELTVSGTVISTKD from the coding sequence ATGGAGATGGTAAAACCGGTGCTGGGACAGTTGTATGCTTCATTCAATGCCATGTCGGATATAAACCCGAATGATATTGAATCAGTTGAAATATTAAAAGACGGTGCTGCTACGGCCATTTATGGTTCACGTGCAGCGAATGGCGTTGTTTTGATCACTACGAAAAAGGGAACAAAAGGACGTGCTAAAGTTACTTATGACGGATATGTAAGTGCAGCCAGTGCAGCTAAATTACATGATCTTTTGGGTGCAAAAGATTTTGTCATGATCGCTAATGAAAAATTAGAGAACTGGGATGAGAAAGGACAAGCGGTTTATAATGCTTCAGATCCTGATACAAAATGGAACGATTATATCTTCCAGACCGGTTTCCAGCATAATCACAACGTTGCTGCCAGCGGTGGTACAGACAAAAGTCAGTATTATGTATCTTTCGGGTTTACAGAGCAGGAAGGTATTGTTCGTTCAAATGATATGAATCGTCTGACTTTGAAAGCCGATTTGACCCAGCAGGCAACAAAATGGTTACGTATTGGTTTGAATGGCCAAATGAGCCGGACCAAATTGAATGGTATATCAAATTCGGAAAACTCACTGGGTGGTGTAGGTTTTGCCGGAGTTCGTATGCTTCCGAATGTGGCCGTTTTCGATCCTAATGATGTAACAGGTTACAATATTGATAAAGAAAGCCGTAAAACATTGGGACGCGGAAACAATCTTTCTTATATCGACAATGGTATTCAAAACATCGTTTGGGCATTGGATAATAATGTGAACCGCTCTACCAATACACGTACCATCGGTGGTGGTTGGGCTGAGATCACTATTATAGACGGACTTACACTGAAAACTCAGGGAGGTCTCGATATCTCTAATGTAAAAGACTTCATGTATTGGGATTCTGAATCAGGTGACGGTTATGGACGTAAAGGTTTGCTTGAAGAAGTAAATACAACTTACGAAAACTGGAACTGGCAAAATATCCTGAATTTTAACCGTTCATTTAACGATGTGCATAATTTAAGTGCAACAGCTGTTCAGGAATACACTCACAGTGAGTATGAATATACAGATGCTGCCGTTCAGCAGTTGTCCGACAGGTTCTTTACAGACCATATTATCTCCAATACTTTTGGAATAAAAGATATCGGCGGATACAAAACATTTAACGGGCTTGCTTCTTATATGTTCCGTGCGAACTACAATTATGATAGTAAATATTATGCAGGTGCATCTATCCGTTACGATGGATTGTCCAGTTTGCCGAAAGATACTCGCTGGGGTACGTTTTGGGGAGCTTCTGTTGCATGGCGTTTATCCCGTGAGAACTTCTGGAAAGATTCTCAGGTGAACGAATGGTTCAACGATTTGCGTATTCGTGCCAGCTACGCTACATTAGGTAATTCAGATTTGGGTAATAACTTCCCGTATTTGGGAACTTATGGAGCGAAACTGTACGGCTCGCAATCCGGTGTTGCCTGGAACCGCATGGGTAATAACAACCTGAAATGGGAAACGACCGAAACTTTCGATTTAGGCCTGGATGGTTCTTTCTTCAACAACCGTCTGACATTTGAGCTGGCTTATTGGCAGAAAAATTCAAAAGACCTTGTATTGGAAGTTCCGACTCCTCCGACAATGGGTATTCCTTACAATTCATATTACGATAACATTGGTAAAATTAAGAACTCCGGATTTGAGCTGACCGTAAGTGGAACAGTTATCTCAACGAAAGATTGA
- a CDS encoding TonB-dependent receptor domain-containing protein, with amino-acid sequence MVDEQGRVLQELDATWIDLLKIKASYGVQGNDNLLLTDGITPNYAYLDQYTVSNSAGDFATSFTYKGNKDITWETSYSFNAGLEFTLFKERLSGSFEYFSRKTVDLLYNQPVPISLGYSTIPMNVGSMRNAGVELDLNADIIRTKDLTWSFNLNMTHYKNKILDLAETAKNNGGIKSSVTIRNVGGSLYNAYLVKDAGVDPETGKALYYVDPDNGDMTTTDDFSAAKQSDLGSTLPKIYGGFGTSVQYRGFDVSVGLSYQLGGKVYDYSYQQLMHSGEANTAGTNWHKDILNAWSETNKGSNIPRISSADKRNQDLSSRFLQSSNYLSLNSVMVGYTFPKKWTTKFMVNNLRIFFSGDNVALIASEKRS; translated from the coding sequence GTGGTTGATGAACAAGGAAGAGTTCTTCAAGAACTGGATGCTACATGGATCGACTTGTTGAAGATAAAAGCCAGTTATGGTGTACAAGGTAATGACAACTTGTTGCTTACAGATGGTATTACTCCTAACTATGCTTATTTGGATCAGTATACTGTATCTAACAGTGCTGGTGATTTTGCAACATCATTTACTTACAAAGGTAATAAGGATATAACCTGGGAAACTTCATATAGTTTTAATGCCGGTCTTGAATTTACCTTGTTCAAAGAAAGATTAAGCGGTAGTTTCGAATATTTCAGCCGTAAGACAGTCGATTTGCTTTACAACCAGCCGGTGCCTATTTCATTAGGTTATTCAACGATCCCGATGAATGTTGGTTCTATGAGAAATGCAGGTGTTGAATTAGATTTGAATGCTGATATTATCAGAACGAAAGATTTGACATGGTCATTCAATCTGAACATGACTCATTATAAGAACAAGATTCTTGATCTGGCAGAGACAGCAAAGAATAATGGCGGTATCAAGAGTTCTGTAACTATCCGTAATGTCGGAGGTTCTTTGTATAACGCATATTTGGTTAAAGATGCAGGCGTTGATCCTGAAACAGGCAAGGCTTTATATTATGTAGATCCGGATAATGGAGACATGACTACTACTGATGATTTCAGTGCAGCCAAGCAATCAGATTTAGGTTCTACTTTGCCTAAGATATACGGAGGTTTCGGTACTTCTGTTCAATATCGCGGATTTGACGTTTCTGTAGGATTGTCTTATCAATTGGGTGGTAAAGTGTACGACTATTCTTACCAACAGTTGATGCACAGTGGTGAGGCAAATACAGCAGGTACTAACTGGCACAAAGATATTTTGAATGCATGGAGTGAAACCAATAAAGGCAGCAATATCCCTCGTATCAGCAGTGCAGATAAGAGAAATCAGGATTTGTCTTCACGATTCCTTCAGAGCTCTAACTATTTGAGCTTGAATAGCGTGATGGTAGGATATACATTCCCGAAAAAATGGACAACTAAATTTATGGTAAATAACTTGCGTATCTTCTTCTCTGGAGATAACGTGGCACTTATCGCTTCCGAGAAAAGGTCTTGA
- a CDS encoding TonB-dependent receptor plug domain-containing protein: protein METQELAVSSRVYIKLKSDTQNLDEVVVVGYGTQRKKDVTSSIAKVGGEALSNLVASSFDTQLAGRAAGVQVTTPSGVLGAGPQFKVRGMSTISSSSQPLFIVDGMPIATGDNGDGKTGAGTVVCFIQCHVGYKPE from the coding sequence ATGGAAACTCAAGAGCTGGCGGTGTCTTCCAGGGTTTATATCAAGTTGAAATCAGATACACAGAACCTCGATGAGGTTGTCGTTGTAGGCTATGGAACTCAACGCAAGAAAGATGTTACAAGCTCTATCGCCAAAGTTGGAGGCGAAGCGCTTAGCAACCTGGTAGCATCCTCATTTGATACCCAGCTGGCAGGACGTGCTGCCGGGGTACAAGTTACAACCCCTAGCGGAGTACTCGGTGCTGGACCTCAGTTTAAGGTTCGCGGTATGAGTACCATCAGCTCCAGCTCACAACCACTGTTTATTGTAGACGGTATGCCTATCGCTACCGGAGACAATGGAGATGGTAAAACCGGTGCTGGGACAGTTGTATGCTTCATTCAATGCCATGTCGGATATAAACCCGAATGA
- a CDS encoding RagB/SusD family nutrient uptake outer membrane protein, which yields MKFINKSWILIPGLVLATASCTDLDTQPEGGNSTSDQKQEIAEAIPERVAADLSGMYFSIGKQYCVYGEDNPRDDDFGYPAACLSLDLNGADMVSDASGYNWFSVASEYADRIYNYANPNMRWAMIYNQIKMANDIIATIPEDNTDKTLNYYKAQAIATRAFDYLTLVQQYQFTYKGNESKPAVPIVTDKVEGDLLNNPRASVQEVYDLIMDDLNTAIPLLEGYNRKSKNEIDQNVAYGLRARANLVMQNWAAAYEDATNALGGYTPYSRDEVSKPGFVDSNDHNWMWALILTPTNMPDAYPSWPSVISSFSGDSYSCGVGCYKMINTLLYTKIPDTDVRKGWWVDEKLDSPNLKNVSWRGYDGQPIGPLVVPDVKMAYLPYTNVKFGAYQGILGNNINAGDWCMMRAEEMILIQAEAKAMSGDLGGGKRILEDFVKNYRDPSYTSKATSATGFQDEVWMQRRVELWGEGFALFDILRLQKNVVRFNNRVESNFPDGFKFNLAANNGWLLMRIPRNEINANNGISESDNNNEGTLPQSGEGAGLTDGVVD from the coding sequence ATGAAATTTATAAATAAATCATGGATATTAATTCCGGGACTGGTTTTGGCAACTGCCTCTTGTACAGATCTAGATACACAACCCGAAGGCGGAAATTCTACTTCTGACCAGAAACAGGAAATAGCGGAAGCAATTCCCGAACGTGTAGCAGCCGATTTGAGCGGTATGTACTTTTCAATCGGTAAACAGTATTGTGTGTATGGTGAAGATAATCCACGTGATGACGACTTCGGTTATCCGGCAGCTTGTTTGTCGCTGGATTTGAATGGAGCGGACATGGTGAGTGATGCCAGTGGATATAACTGGTTCTCCGTTGCCAGTGAATATGCGGATAGAATATATAATTATGCAAATCCGAATATGCGTTGGGCTATGATTTACAACCAGATTAAAATGGCAAACGATATTATCGCCACTATCCCGGAAGATAATACGGATAAAACACTTAATTACTATAAGGCACAAGCTATCGCAACCCGTGCATTCGATTATCTGACACTGGTTCAGCAGTATCAGTTCACTTATAAAGGAAATGAAAGTAAGCCGGCTGTTCCGATTGTGACAGATAAGGTAGAAGGTGATCTGTTGAATAATCCGCGTGCATCTGTTCAAGAAGTATATGACTTGATCATGGACGACCTGAATACTGCAATTCCTTTGTTGGAAGGATACAACAGAAAGTCTAAAAACGAGATCGATCAGAATGTGGCTTATGGACTTCGCGCTCGTGCAAATCTGGTTATGCAAAACTGGGCTGCTGCTTATGAAGATGCAACAAATGCATTAGGCGGATATACTCCTTATAGCCGTGACGAAGTAAGCAAACCGGGTTTCGTTGATTCTAATGACCATAACTGGATGTGGGCGTTGATTCTGACTCCGACCAATATGCCGGATGCTTATCCTTCATGGCCTTCTGTGATTTCTTCTTTCTCTGGTGATTCATATTCTTGTGGTGTTGGATGTTATAAAATGATCAATACGCTGCTTTATACGAAGATACCGGATACGGATGTAAGAAAAGGATGGTGGGTAGATGAAAAACTGGATTCTCCGAACCTGAAAAATGTATCTTGGAGAGGCTACGATGGACAACCTATCGGACCGTTGGTAGTTCCTGATGTAAAAATGGCATATCTTCCTTATACAAACGTTAAGTTTGGTGCTTATCAGGGTATTTTGGGGAATAACATCAATGCCGGTGACTGGTGTATGATGCGTGCAGAAGAAATGATCTTGATCCAGGCTGAAGCTAAAGCTATGAGCGGAGATCTCGGTGGTGGAAAACGTATCCTGGAAGATTTCGTAAAGAATTATCGTGATCCGTCTTATACAAGCAAAGCTACTTCTGCTACAGGATTCCAGGATGAAGTATGGATGCAGCGCCGTGTTGAATTGTGGGGAGAAGGATTTGCTTTATTTGATATCCTACGTCTTCAGAAAAATGTTGTTCGTTTCAACAATCGTGTCGAGAGTAACTTCCCGGATGGATTCAAATTTAATTTGGCTGCCAACAACGGTTGGTTGCTGATGCGTATCCCGCGTAATGAAATTAATGCCAACAACGGTATTTCGGAATCAGACAATAATAATGAAGGTACATTACCACAGAGTGGTGAAGGTGCAGGTCTGACTGATGGAGTAGTTGACTAA
- a CDS encoding ATP-binding protein, with product MKTPEFYNRDLYLDRIKPFVNTQMIKVLTGQRRVGKSFLLFQLMDYIRISYPLSDIIYINKELFEFDSLKDYADLINYVTQKRNDPNNKCFLFIDEVQDIASFEKALRHFFAEGSYDIYCTGSNANMLSSELATYLSGRYIEFKIYSLTYKEFLLFHKLEDSSDSFTKFYKFGGLPYLINLPFNELLVSDYLRSIYDTIILKDVVNRYNIRNVRQLQDLTIYLADTIGNLFSANKISEYLKSQRVDLPPKTILEYLNYLNNAYFVKRLRPSDIQGKRQFQIGEKYYFEDLGIRHAIRPFRANDIAQVLENIVCHHLLVNGYTLSVGRDGDKEIDFVGVKDGEKIYIQVAYSVMDPKTYEREFGNLLAIKDNYPKMVITMDEIEGISYEGIKQIPIRKFLMEFK from the coding sequence ATGAAAACTCCGGAGTTCTATAATAGAGATTTATATCTTGATCGTATCAAACCATTTGTCAATACACAGATGATAAAAGTTCTGACCGGTCAACGCCGTGTTGGAAAAAGTTTTCTTCTTTTCCAATTAATGGATTATATACGCATCTCATACCCGCTTTCGGATATAATCTATATTAATAAAGAATTGTTTGAATTCGACAGCTTAAAAGACTATGCAGATCTGATAAATTATGTAACACAGAAACGTAATGATCCGAACAATAAATGTTTTTTGTTTATTGATGAGGTACAGGATATTGCGAGTTTTGAGAAAGCATTGCGACATTTCTTTGCAGAAGGAAGTTATGATATATATTGTACTGGAAGTAATGCTAATATGCTTTCAAGTGAATTGGCAACCTATTTAAGCGGTCGGTACATCGAATTTAAAATATATAGTTTGACTTATAAAGAGTTCTTACTGTTTCATAAGTTGGAAGATAGTTCCGATTCTTTCACTAAGTTTTATAAGTTTGGAGGTTTACCATATTTAATAAATCTACCTTTTAATGAATTACTGGTTTCGGATTATTTACGAAGTATTTATGACACAATTATACTTAAGGATGTAGTAAATAGATATAATATAAGGAATGTCAGACAGTTACAGGATTTAACAATATATTTGGCTGATACGATTGGTAATTTGTTTTCAGCCAATAAAATAAGTGAATACCTTAAATCTCAACGTGTCGATTTGCCTCCTAAAACCATATTAGAATACTTGAATTATCTGAATAATGCTTACTTTGTAAAAAGGTTACGTCCGTCAGATATCCAGGGAAAACGTCAGTTTCAAATCGGAGAAAAATATTATTTTGAAGATTTGGGGATTCGACATGCGATCCGTCCTTTCAGAGCAAACGATATAGCACAAGTATTAGAGAATATTGTATGCCATCATCTTCTTGTCAACGGCTACACTTTATCGGTAGGAAGGGATGGAGATAAAGAAATAGACTTCGTTGGTGTGAAAGATGGAGAAAAAATATATATACAAGTAGCCTATTCTGTAATGGATCCCAAAACTTATGAGCGTGAATTTGGAAACCTCTTAGCAATAAAGGACAATTATCCTAAGATGGTTATTACAATGGATGAAATAGAGGGGATTTCATATGAAGGAATAAAACAGATTCCGATCCGCAAATTTTTGATGGAATTCAAATAA
- a CDS encoding TonB-dependent receptor plug domain-containing protein, with amino-acid sequence METQELAIKPKLRVLMESSSQALEEVMVVAYGTAKKSAFTGSASTMKAEKIAERQVANVTNALAGQVAGVQGVSANGQPGKAATIRIRGIGSMSSSSSPLYVVDGVPYDGDIAAINPNDIESMSVLKDASASAIYGARGANGVVLITTKKGTAREAVVTVDAKWGSNSRAVPQYNVMKDPAMYYETAYKALYNSKFLCRRKCCGCSCLCIE; translated from the coding sequence TGGAGTCTAGTTCACAGGCTTTGGAAGAAGTAATGGTCGTAGCTTACGGTACGGCAAAGAAATCAGCGTTCACAGGATCTGCATCTACAATGAAAGCAGAAAAGATTGCAGAACGCCAAGTTGCAAACGTTACAAATGCTTTGGCTGGTCAGGTAGCCGGTGTACAGGGTGTGAGTGCAAACGGACAACCGGGAAAAGCTGCTACTATCCGTATCCGTGGTATTGGTTCTATGAGTTCTAGCAGTTCTCCTTTATACGTAGTTGACGGCGTTCCTTATGATGGTGATATTGCAGCGATCAACCCGAACGATATCGAATCGATGAGTGTACTGAAAGATGCTTCTGCCAGTGCAATCTACGGAGCACGTGGTGCAAATGGTGTTGTATTGATTACAACTAAAAAAGGTACTGCTAGAGAAGCAGTAGTAACTGTCGATGCAAAATGGGGTAGCAATTCACGTGCCGTACCTCAATATAATGTAATGAAAGACCCTGCCATGTATTATGAAACAGCATACAAGGCTCTGTATAACAGCAAATTTTTATGCCGGAGGAAGTGCTGCGGATGCTCGTGCTTATGCATTGAATAA
- a CDS encoding RagB/SusD family nutrient uptake outer membrane protein, with protein sequence MSGRNGGRAIITSSPTVYNSKYWTKDDKRRNLLLYRESDKYYYCDKYQDPTSQDAWAPILRYSEVLLNEAEAAAARSNNKTLALEKLNEVRDRSLANPAQESYKASDFADTKALLEAILWERRIEFHGEGRRWEDIHRLANDDLFPSGGIPAKIEYNNSKGVGAFVVNGEVKSEWYSSSKKFIPYTDKRFIWPIPLNDILRNPTLAKQQNAGWE encoded by the coding sequence ATGTCGGGTCGTAACGGAGGACGTGCCATTATAACTTCATCTCCTACCGTTTATAACTCCAAATACTGGACAAAAGACGACAAGCGGCGTAACTTGCTACTATACCGTGAATCCGACAAATATTATTACTGTGATAAATATCAGGATCCTACTTCTCAGGACGCATGGGCTCCGATTCTTCGTTACTCGGAAGTTCTTCTGAATGAAGCAGAAGCAGCAGCAGCACGTAGTAACAATAAGACATTGGCTCTTGAAAAATTGAATGAAGTGCGTGACAGATCACTGGCAAATCCGGCACAGGAAAGTTACAAGGCTTCAGATTTCGCTGATACCAAAGCGCTGTTAGAAGCTATTCTTTGGGAACGTCGTATTGAATTTCACGGTGAAGGCCGTCGTTGGGAAGATATTCATCGTCTTGCAAATGACGATCTATTCCCTTCCGGTGGTATCCCGGCTAAAATTGAATACAACAACAGCAAGGGCGTAGGTGCATTCGTTGTAAACGGAGAAGTTAAATCTGAATGGTATAGTTCCAGTAAGAAATTTATTCCTTATACAGACAAACGTTTTATTTGGCCTATTCCGTTGAATGATATCTTAAGAAATCCGACATTGGCAAAACAGCAAAATGCGGGTTGGGAATAA